GCAGGAGAGGCGGGGCTAATGCTGCTCCGGTTTCTCGCGCGCTTGGCGCTGTGGCGAGTGCGGGCGGCGACTGCTTGCGCAAGTCTGATAGCCAGGGAAAGGGCTTTGTGGCCGAAAGACCGCTTCCTTGCTACAAAGACTCCCCTGGCGTTTGCGCTTTGGCGGCTCTCCCTGCGGAGGCTCGCCGCTTTACTCGGACGCTCTAGCGACTGTTCTCTAGAACTGCTGCGGGCTTTGAGTGCTTGACCGGAGCCATGCCTCGGGGACGGAAGAGTCGGCGCCGCCGGAACGCAAAGGCAGCAGAAGAGAATCGCAACAATCGCAAGATCCAGGCCTCAGAGGCCTCTAAGACCCCGATGGCAGCTTCTGTGGTCCCCAGCACACCCGAAGACTACCTGAGCGGCCCTGAAGAAGACACAAGCACTCCGGAGAAGGCCTCCACTCCTCCTGAAGAAGCTTCAAGCACTGCCCCAGTGCAAAAGCCTGTTAAGCGGAGCAGTTTTCAGGGCACCAAGAAAAGTCTCCTAATGTCCATATTAGCCCTCATCTTCATCATGGGCAACAGCGCCAAGGAGGCCCTGGTGTGGAAAGTGCTGGGGAAGTTAGGGATGCAGCCTGGGAGGCAGCACAGCATCTTTGGAGATCCGAAGAAGGTCGTAACGGAAGAGTTTGTTCGCAGAGGGTATCTGCTTTATAAACCAGTGCCCCGCAGCAGTCCGGTGGAGTACGAGTTCTTCTGGGGCCCTCGAGCACACGTGGAATCCAGCAAACTGAAAGTCATGCATTTTGTGGCAAGAGTTCGGAACCGGTGCTCCAAAGACTGGCCATGTAACTATGACTGGGATTCGGATGATGATGCAGAGGTTGAGGCTATACTCAATTCAGGTGCTAGGGGTTATTCCACTCCCTAGAGAGATCCCAGGCAGACCCTTAGGAGTGGAAAAGAGAATCCAAAGTACTCCGTGGAGTAGATAGGCAGGGTTCTGAAATCAAAATGatgtggagggtggggagggcacTGTATTTGGTATTTGTGATGAGTGCTAATTGTTAAATTGCAAAATAGTGTTTGCTTTAGATATTGTAATCTTGTATTCGTTTTATAACACTGTTGATTAAGAGTCacaatatgtttaaatatataattgaGAAGATGTTTATGTTATTTCTTCCGTCATTGACATTTGCTACAACAGCTGTGCTACCTTATTGAATGAAGGCCATTTGTCATGTGGGATGTACAGGATTTATACCATTGTGAGGGGCTGTTCTTTGAAAGTTTGGAATAACTAGTACATTGTGAGTGAGGGAAAATAACAGACTCATTCTGTCTTAACTTTGTGTCTGATGTCTTGTAATGAAGTCTGTCTGTGGATATGCTCACTGCGCAAATAGCATAAATAAAAGCATAGTAAATggtatgttttcttcatttattgtCCACCGGTTAAGATCAAATTTTGATTTTAGGGACAGTCCTTAACAGACAATACCTACTTTCCAAGAAACTTCTAGACTGTttgggaggggagaaggtggaaatgcAGTAAGTGTTGGTGAGAAATGAGCATAGAAAAGTAAGGAGAAGGTAGACAGGCTAGGGGGACGGGAACAGGAAGGGAGGGCATTATAGGATGTgggaaaaaacaagaaacacttGGAGAATGTAGACAAGCTTGGAAAAGGTCATCATAGTAGAGTATTTGCTATAGGAGTTTCACTGGACTCTTAACACACCTTGAAAGAAAAGCCATTGGCAAAGACTTGAAAACATTCCAGagtactataaaaataataaatacatgggAATTATTATGAGAGACAGATAGCAGGTAGGTGTGGGGCCACAAAGTGACAGGGAGGAGACAACTAGAAAATACTTAAGGTTATATCAGTCTGAGTTCCCAAGGTAATATTGGGGTGTGGGAGTAAATTTGGAGTCACTAAAGGCAACATAGAAAGTTAGGGAATAAGAAATTCCCCAATGAACTACTCAGGTGCTGTTGGGGGAAGTAGAGGGTAaaaaagaaggaggggggaggagagccAGTGCCCCACAGCTGGCTGTCACAGCAGTGGTAATAAAATCATCAATACCTGTGGTGACCCTGGGACACTGGGGACCAGGACTCTGAAACAGCTGGCATTCAGCATGTTGGGGGAACCTGAGAGAAGATTGAACTTGAAACTAGGAAACTTAAAGTTTCTCAGGTGCTGCACAGTGCTCAActggctcagtgtgtgtgtgtgtgtgtgtgtgtgtgtgtgtgtgtgtgtgtgtgcacgtgtgtgcatgggtgtgcccTGTGTATTGTTTTTTTAGGACCAAGGTAATGTTGCCATTTCACTACCCTTTGAGGTGATGTGGGAACTACAGAGGTAGAGATATAGGCGCCTGCTCACCATGCTCTTTAACTACCTGGCTGAGGACACTCAGGAGAGATCTCAGGCTCTAGAGCTGACCACATTTACCACAAGGAGAGGAATAAGAAAACACACTGCAGTCTCTATCTAGGGAAGACGAAGGGCAAGTGTCTGACCCAGGCATGCCACACAAACCACAGGGACCCGTGTACTTTCTGCCCTTCTCCATCACTGAGGTGGCTGAGGACAAGGCCCAGCTGCAGGGTGCAGCACAGGGTGGCAAATGATTGTATGCAAGGCCCAAAGGCACAGCCAACAGTGTGCAGGCTAAGTAGgctgaaacaggaagcagagcccATGAAGCAAGCTTCAGCAGGTCCCAGCACATATGATGAACATCTTCTATGATTCAGGAAGTGCCAGGGAAGCCTGACAGACACAAACAAGGTTGTCACTTACCTCTGGAGGTACAGGTGACATCAAGTCTACATCAAGAGGTGGGCAGCCAGGGAATCCAAGGGAGGTCAGCAAGAGGCTTTCAGAGCCAGATCCACTGAAGTGACAAACTTGACACAATCCTAAATCTTTCTCCACACTCCCAGAACACCTTTCTCTAGGCCTGCATCTGTTATGGCTTGCCAGTGCACACTCACAGAGTCTCTTCCTTCAAGGGAGAAATGAAGGTTCAGCCCTCAGCCATCAACCCCACGCAAGGGAGATCCACTGGGTCTCCTCCTTGCCTTGAGCAGAGGTTCCTCTAAGCCATCATTCAGCCTCAGTTAGGAAAGTCAGGTAGGAAGTAGGAGAGGCTGTACCAGAGATTTTCTTAAACACTTCATGCGTGCCAGAAGAGTGTCACATTTTGCCCTGCCAGGCCATGGTGATCAATGGACAAGTACGGAAGTCCCAGCTAGCTCAGGGCTAGATGTAATTTATGTCCATCTGACGCCTGCCTGAGTCTGTGATGGCTCTCTTGGGCCTAAAGATCCAATGCGACTATCTCTGTGTACATGCCTAGACCCCAGAGCAGGAGAATCCCTACACGGGGGAAAGAACAGGAATAAGCCTCCAGCTGCACTGTACCAGACATAGCAGATGGAATCGCAACAGAATTAGCAGGAGGCACTGCCCAGCTTCATTGTGGAAACCAAGGCTTGGATGACCTGCATTGCCGGGGTGTGGGGGGAGGCCTTCAAGGGGCTAGGCTCATCTCCCCAAGGGTCGAAAACTCCCACCACACTGTTGAAGAACTGCAAGGCGTCACTTTCTTCAGTGGACTAAGAGCTGAAAAAGGGAGAATTCCCAGTGGCTGTGAGATGAgagactggggggtggggaggggtgggggtgaggggcaggaGAGTCAGGACAGGGGGCCTATGGAAGAGGGTGAGCTGAAGAGCATGC
This is a stretch of genomic DNA from Microtus ochrogaster isolate Prairie Vole_2 chromosome X, MicOch1.0, whole genome shotgun sequence. It encodes these proteins:
- the Mageh1 gene encoding melanoma-associated antigen H1; the encoded protein is MPRGRKSRRRRNAKAAEENRNNRKIQASEASKTPMAASVVPSTPEDYLSGPEEDTSTPEKASTPPEEASSTAPVQKPVKRSSFQGTKKSLLMSILALIFIMGNSAKEALVWKVLGKLGMQPGRQHSIFGDPKKVVTEEFVRRGYLLYKPVPRSSPVEYEFFWGPRAHVESSKLKVMHFVARVRNRCSKDWPCNYDWDSDDDAEVEAILNSGARGYSTP